One stretch of Croceibacterium atlanticum DNA includes these proteins:
- a CDS encoding NAD(+) synthase, translating to MHQHGFVRVATSTPRVRTADVAYNARAIVEEAKRAHEAQVDLLVYPELSLSSYALDDLVMQDALLDAVEAEMAGIVAASKGLTPVMLIGAPLRHNGRLYNCALAVADGKLLGAVPKSFLPNYREYYEKRWFAHGRNIRGATITVSGDEIPFGTDLIFASSQLPGFRLFVEICEDFWAPSPPSTAGALAGATILANLSASNIVIGKSDERHMLCRAQSSRTASAYVYSAAGHGESTTDLAWDGQGMIFELGDLLADSQRFELQPELCIADVDCDRIQNDRLRLQTFNDAAEHAGRPEDSFRFIAFDHAPAKGDIGLNRPIRRFPFVPNRPEKLDEDCYEAFNIQVDGLMRRIEATRPKSLVIGISGGLDSTHALIVAAKACDRLGLPRTTIRGYTMPGFGTSDETKDNAWKLMKALGISAEEIDIRPAASLMLEDIGHAFAGGEPVYDVTFENVQAGLRTDYLFRLAGQHNGFVIGTGDLSELALGWCTYGVGDQMSHYAVNAGVPKTLIQYLIRWCTRTDQFDAATDEVLGAILATEISPELVPADAEGAIQSTEAKIGPYELNDFFLHHVMRFGQRPSKVAFLAWHAWRDKGEGLWPAEFPAAKKNEYDLATIRHWLESFLKRFFAFSQFKRSAIPNGPKVSSGGALSPRGDWRAPSDAVADVWLEELKAKLPEGS from the coding sequence ATGCACCAGCATGGTTTCGTGCGCGTGGCGACCAGTACGCCGCGCGTCCGCACGGCCGATGTGGCCTATAATGCCCGCGCCATCGTGGAAGAGGCGAAGCGCGCACACGAGGCGCAGGTCGATCTCCTGGTCTATCCGGAACTGAGCCTGTCATCCTACGCGCTGGACGATCTCGTCATGCAGGATGCGCTGCTGGACGCGGTGGAAGCCGAAATGGCCGGCATTGTCGCGGCCAGCAAGGGGCTGACCCCGGTCATGCTGATCGGCGCACCCTTGCGCCATAATGGCCGGCTTTATAATTGCGCCCTGGCAGTGGCCGACGGAAAATTGCTGGGCGCCGTGCCGAAAAGCTTCCTGCCCAATTACCGCGAATATTACGAGAAGCGCTGGTTCGCCCATGGCCGCAATATTCGCGGTGCCACGATCACGGTCAGCGGGGATGAAATTCCCTTCGGCACGGATCTGATCTTCGCGTCCAGCCAGCTTCCCGGTTTCAGGCTGTTCGTGGAAATCTGCGAGGATTTCTGGGCGCCCTCCCCGCCATCCACCGCAGGCGCGCTGGCCGGGGCGACAATCCTGGCCAATCTGTCCGCTTCCAATATCGTTATCGGCAAGTCGGACGAAAGGCATATGCTGTGCCGCGCGCAAAGCTCGCGCACGGCCAGCGCCTATGTCTATTCCGCCGCTGGCCACGGCGAAAGCACGACTGATCTTGCCTGGGACGGCCAAGGCATGATCTTCGAACTGGGCGATTTGCTGGCCGACAGCCAGCGTTTCGAATTGCAGCCGGAACTCTGCATCGCCGATGTCGATTGCGACCGCATCCAGAACGACCGGCTGCGTTTGCAGACTTTCAACGATGCGGCAGAACATGCCGGGCGGCCGGAAGACAGCTTCCGCTTCATCGCTTTCGACCATGCACCGGCAAAGGGCGATATTGGCCTCAACCGCCCGATCCGGCGCTTCCCCTTCGTGCCCAATCGCCCGGAAAAGCTGGACGAGGATTGTTACGAAGCATTCAACATCCAGGTCGACGGGCTGATGCGCCGGATCGAGGCGACACGGCCCAAATCGCTGGTGATCGGCATTTCCGGCGGGCTGGATTCCACCCATGCGCTGATCGTTGCAGCCAAGGCCTGCGACCGGCTCGGCCTGCCGCGCACCACCATTCGCGGCTATACTATGCCGGGCTTCGGCACTTCGGACGAGACGAAAGACAATGCCTGGAAGCTGATGAAAGCGCTGGGGATTTCCGCCGAGGAAATCGACATTCGCCCAGCCGCAAGCCTTATGCTGGAAGATATCGGCCACGCCTTCGCCGGCGGGGAGCCGGTCTATGACGTGACATTCGAAAACGTGCAGGCGGGGCTGCGCACCGATTACCTGTTCCGCCTGGCCGGGCAGCATAACGGTTTCGTGATCGGCACGGGCGACCTGTCCGAACTGGCTCTGGGCTGGTGCACTTACGGCGTGGGCGACCAGATGAGCCACTACGCCGTCAATGCCGGTGTGCCGAAAACGCTGATCCAGTATCTGATCCGCTGGTGCACGCGCACCGACCAGTTCGATGCGGCCACCGATGAAGTGCTGGGCGCCATCCTCGCCACAGAAATCAGCCCGGAACTGGTGCCTGCCGATGCGGAAGGCGCGATCCAGAGCACCGAGGCCAAGATTGGCCCCTATGAACTCAACGACTTCTTCCTCCACCACGTGATGCGTTTCGGCCAGCGGCCGAGCAAGGTCGCCTTCCTCGCCTGGCATGCCTGGCGCGATAAGGGCGAAGGGCTGTGGCCCGCCGAATTCCCGGCAGCGAAGAAGAACGAATATGATCTGGCCACGATCCGCCACTGGCTGGAAAGCTTCCTGAAACGCTTCTTCGCCTTCAGCCAGTTCAAGCGCAGCGCCATTCCCAACGGCCCGAAAGTTTCCAGCGGCGGCGCGCTGAGCCCACGCGGCGACTGGCGCGCGCCGAGCGATGCGGTGGCCGATGTCTGGCTTGAGGAATTGAAGGCGAAATTGCCGGAAGGTTCGTGA